In Elephas maximus indicus isolate mEleMax1 chromosome 25, mEleMax1 primary haplotype, whole genome shotgun sequence, the genomic stretch CGGAGACGCAGTCTCTGAGAATGAAGGAGCACCTGTTCTCCTTTTTGTAGGCGCTGAAGCATTCCTTGAAGTCCTCGTAGGTCTTGAAGCAGCTGCCCAGCTCCATGGCTGTCCCCTCAGCCCACAGCAGGGGCTGGTCCTAGCGTGGGCCCAGTATCACACCGGGGGTCAGAGGTCACTGTGAGGGTCTACAGGCTGGTCTAGGTCCAGGGCCCTTAGAGGTCGGTTCCACTTGAGTGCCTGTTATGGAGCTCAGGAGGATCCCAAGTCTGAGGGGTTTCTGGGGCGAGGGGCGTCTTTACTGCCTGACAGAGGGAAATTGACACTCAGTCCTTATTATTCAGCCCCGAGGCTCCGCCCCCTCAGTATCACACCCAATCACACACGGGACCCCAGAGTGGCACTTATTTTCTCCAATCATTAGAGAAATCCCGCCTCATCCACCAGAAGACGGATAGGAACATCAACAATCATAGTCGGATCCCGCCTTCTCACTGTCCCGCAGGGCACTTCCGGTTACGAGGGCAATTTGCCGGGGGCTTCCGGCTCTGGGTATGTCTCCAGTTCCCTCGCCCAGGGCAGTGACCGAGGCCAGCCGCCAGCTAGTAAGATGTCGTCCCCGCAGGCTCCGGAGGACGGGCAGGAAGGCCACGATCCCCCCAGGGACCTCCGCAGCGTCCTGGTCACCAGCGTGCTCAACCTTGAGCCGTTGGACGAAGATCTCTTCAGGTAGCCTGCAGCATCCGGCTCGCGCCCCCACTGGGACGGAGGCCCCTGGTCTCGGCAGCCGCCACCCATTGTCCCTCAGCTCCTGAACGAGGATGGGCTGTGCGGAGGCTGCAGGCTCTGCCGCGATCGAGAGAGGGCTTGGCCCTCACTGCGCTGTCCAGACTGCACTGGCTTCCTCCCTCCCATTCCATGCCCGGACTGCGCAGCGCTCTTGCGAACTGGGCAAATAAAGTGGTAACCTGTGATACGGCAGTCGGCCCTTGGGGTCCCTGGGGGAGTCAGCCCAGAGAGGGCAGTGATTTACCTAAGGGCACACAGCAAATCTAGTTTAAAACTTAAGTCCCCTGATTCGCAGCTTCTTGCATCTTTACTATCCTTTTAATTTTACATACTCCTTCCCCACTACTTGGTGGGATTTGGTAGCTCATTGCTGCTCATGCTGAGGTCTGAGCCTCTTTCCTTCCCAGTTCACTTAAGCTCTTGACCGCTTTGGCCTCCAGAGCTCCTACTGGCTTTATTGGAATCCATCTTTGGCTTTAACTTCCCTTCCGTCCACTTAACGACTTGTAAATCACTTCCTGGAGGGTTATTTGCAATACAGTGCTATGGAGAATACTAAATTGGGGCTGGGGCTCACATGCCAACTGGTCTTTTTTCACTTCGGGGGacccaatttcctcatctttacacTTCCAGCTCTGAATCGGGTTCTAGAAAGAACTGGGCTGTTGTGGTTGAGGAATATAGGGGATAGACTCAGCCCTGGAGGTTCATCTTGGTCCACCCAAGATGCTTGTGTCTTACTCTGATATGGGGAGTAGAAGAAACACTGGACTTGGGGTCAAAAGACTCCAGAACTGTCCAGGATGTGCAATGTTTAAGCTTTGTGACCCTGCTCAAGTCATTTGAACTCTCTGATCGCCATTCTCTGAGTGTGAAATAAGTGAGTTAGATTGTTATCCTTAACTGAATCCACAGAAGGGCTCTGGGTGGTCATGAAGGCCATGAAGTTGTATGCAGAGTAATGTGTGAGGATATTTGCCTGGGAGAGGGCCCATGGCTTTCACCAGTTTTTCAAAGGGATCCCAAACCCCAATAAATTTAAGAGATCCTGCAGTAAAGGCTCTTTGAGAGCTGTAGGATTCAGCCCCTACCCAAGTCTCTCCCAATTTCCTCTTCCCACAGAGGAAGGCATTACTGGGTACCCACCACCCAGCGGCTGTTTGGGGGTCAGATCGTGGGTCAGGCCCTGGTAGCTGCAGCCAAGTCTGTGACTGAAGACGTCCACGTACACTCCCTGCACTGCTACTTTGTTCGGGCAGGTAAACCACCCCCTCCTTGCCCCCACCCAGTCCTGGGGACCCGGCAGCCACTTCTCCCTGGTCTTGGAGGGCTGactgaggagagagggagagaaggggggCTTAGGAGCCATTTCCTCCTGGCTTTGGGGGGCTGACTGAGGGGAAAGGGGAAGCGAAGAACGGAGACAGAGAGTTCCAGTCGCAGGGGAGCCAAGAGAGAAACAAGGCCTGGGGCCGACAAAGAGCTTTGGACTTTACACTTACTGAGACCGTTAACTTGTTCTCTGGCTCTTGATGATGCAAGACTTGGTTCTTAGTTGTTTCCTGTTGGTGTGAGTATGGCGCTAGATCCTCACATCTGCTGTAACCTCTGTTAGGGGTTTGGGGGGCACAGCTGCCTGGCTTGGAGAAAAGAGCACCAGGCTGGGAATCAAAAGATCTTGGTTCTAGTTTCAGCCTTGCCAATAACTTGCCTTGTGACACTGAGTAGATGACCTCCCTCCCTGAGGCTTGGTTTGTGCCCTCTTTAGAGTGAAGTTagtggggaggagaggaagggttGGTCCAGGGGCTTTTAGTTGGATGATCTCTATAGTTGCTTATAGCTCGGGGATCCGGTCAAGGAGCAAGGGGCAGTCTTTTAAAACCCACTCTCTGTTGAGAAACAAAAATCTCACTTGGTTTGCCTCCATACCCCTGACTTCTAAGGCAGGTGCCCACAATTTTAGACTTGTTGTCTTCTTCAGAGTCAAACCAGCTGGGAAGATTTTGTTTAACTTTATATTCTGTGATTTGTACTCAGAAAACAATAGGGGggggttttctttcattttaaaaataaaaaatagttataATAATAAATCTATTTTTTCACACCATATTACCATGCCCTTCACTCCCCCTTCCTTTATTGCCTGAGCCCCTTGACTGTGATTGTCATCGCTACTTACCAGCCCAGTTCTTACCTTTGTGCTAGTTGGGAGCACCTCTGGACTTTATTTCTTCAGTTTGGCTGTAAGCTTCCAAGATGCTGGCCTTTTGGTAGTGTAATCCTCCTAGCTCAGTGAGAGACCTGGCGGTTTTGTCTTGCCTTGTGGAAGTAGGGGCATTACTTGATCCCTCAGAATCTGATTCTTTATCCTGTGATGAAAGAATTATAACTCTTTGTAGTGAAAGCCTctagtgcagtgcctggcacattgcagGTTTCCCATAAGTGATAATAATCATTTTTTATGATGAGTTTATGAGAATAATTAATATTTGCATGGCACAGAGGATGGCCAGGTACATTATCTTACTTAGTCCTCATAACATGAGGGTGGGCATTCCTGCCACCATTCAGTGTATAAGGAAATGGCAACCTAAAGAGATTTGTAACCAGCTCCTACAGCTGCTCAGGGAGGCAGAGCCACGATCTGAACCCAGGTTTGTGTGCCTCCAGCTCCACAGTCTTCTGCTACTTTCTCTTTTCACTTGTGAAGATCATTACAAATCCGTGTAGGGCTACCAGggtacctgtcttaggctggcttctctagagaagcaaaaccagtgaagtgtatatatctatatatgtatatagatagagatttatctcaagaaaatggctcacacagttgtggaggccggCAGTTCTCAAATCCATGGGTCGGGCGTTGGGCTggaaggcttcttctgactcacatggttgcaggggctgcgGAACCCAAGATCGTCAGGTCacatggtaggctgctggctcaagtaccaagaagcagaggtcagatgatgacgagctcgATGTAGGACCCAGAGCAAGGGAGACCTTTGCCAgtcatccatgtatattgaatgAAGGCTGTgccctccaaggaaactcccatcACGTCAGATAGTtgagcaagggtgtgacttgggTCATACCTGCTTATAAGGATGTGACTCgtgatacaccctacactaatcctgccctaTTAGCACGTAGAGGTTAGGACtttcaacacataaaatggaggataattacatcaggccACAAAAAGGGAAGATAATtacaatcatggcctagccaagttgacatataacattaaccatcacagtgctcGTTCCAGGTTCTGGGGGAAGGATCTTCTTCCTTGCTACCATTTCAAAATAAATCACCAATTATTTGTTCCTTATCTCTTCCTGGAAAGGCTGCAAGACAGCTGAAGATAATTGATAGCTATCAAAGGACTATCAAAATAAAGGTCAAAGGACAACAGAGTAGTCCTAATAGGGAGCCTGGGGAAAATGACTTTACCAAAAAACTGGGCTAAGGCATATTGCTGTAGTTTCTCACAAAATTTAGTTCTCAGCTCCCTGGcagcaaggcaaaaagggaagctCTCAGTAGTTTGTGATGTGACCCTTTACCACATACCTCAAATATAACCAATGAAGATGTTttaaatgatatatatatttataaaagatGCTGAGGGTGGGTAATCTTTGTCATTTATATTATCAACTCTAAAAGCCCAAGgcagaatgtctttttttttttttttagggaggtaAAAGAATGTAGTACAGGAATGTAGCATGCTACAggtttaaacccactgccgttgagtcaacagGTTTAGAGCTGGGAAAATCTGGAGCAGGAGTCGGCAAGCTTTTTTCCTGTAatggaccagatagtaaatattttaggctttgcgggTCTCTTTGTGACAACTCAACTCTGCTGTGTAGCTCGCgaaaacagccatagacaatatgcaaACAAATGATTGTAACTGTGCTCCAAAGAAACTTTATTTACCAGAAAAGGTAGCAGACTGGATTTGGCCCACGGgctatagtttgctgacccctgatttTAAAGAAATGATTCTGTAGTCATGACATGATCCCAGTCACAGACAGAACAAGATAAGAACTgagagaatttattttatttaaccaacACTTAGAGAGTACTAACTATGAAAAACTATGAGCCAGATATTATTCTAAACACTGTACAACTATgagttcatttaattctcataaaaatccTGTGAGGTCTGAGCACTATGAGGGTCCTCATTTTACTGGAGTGAactgctcagagaggttaagcgacttttccaaggtcacacatctggtgagtggcagagccagggtttgaaTGCAGGAAATCTGGCCGAGTCCAAGTATTCTGTGCTGTTGACAGGAGGCACTCCACCTAGTGCTCTCTTTGTATCCCCAGTACCTGGTCTCAGTCCCTAGCTACTGAACAGAGAAAGGAATAGAGGACCAGTGGCAGAGGTGCCCACCTGGCCTTTGTGCTGTCTACAAAGCCTGTAGGGCTCACTGTGCCCCTTGTGCCCACTGCAGGAGACCCAAAGTTGCCAGTGCTATACCAGGTGGAACGGACGCGAACAGGGGCGAGCTTCTCGGTGCGCTCCGTGAGGGCCGTGCAACACGGCAAGCCCATCTTCATCTGCCAGGCCTCCTTCCAACAGATCCAGCCCAGTCCCCTGCAGCACCAGTTCTCCATGCCAGCTGTGCCCCCGCCAGAGGAGCTGCTCGACTATGAGACCCTCATTGACCAGTACTTAAGGTGAGAAGCCTGGAGGCTCCTGGGCAGTGCTTTCAAACAGCGGTTCTCAGTCATTAGTGGGTCATGAGATCCTTTCATGGGTCTTGACCAGCATTTTAGaaatatagaatagaaaagaagatATTGGAGTATATCGTACGTAGGAAGGGTAAGAATTCTTTGGTGACACTTGAGTTTCAGTTGTGTGTGTATTGGGTCATGATGTAAAATGCAGGGTTTATATTCAGCCAGTGCAGGCACTGTTACAGCTTTACTGGctgttaaaatattgaaatacttCTGTAACCACTTGGTAAATAGTCACCTCCTCAGGCCACTGCATGAtctcctctcctttctcctgGTCACCCATGATTCAGCAGCTTAGGAGTTAATGCCTGGCAGGGGTGGGTGTCCTCTAGAACCCTGCTGCGAAGCTATGGCCCAAATTTGCTCTGACTGGTCGCTGCCTTTGCCTtccaaaccaaaactcattgcctcgattctgaatcatagtgacccgataggacagagtagaactgctccatagggcttctaaggctgtaatctttatgcaagcagattgccacatctttctcccactgagctgctggtgggtttgaattgccaggcttttggttctcagccaagtgcttaattgttgtgccaccggggctccttgctTTAGATAATATCAACCAAAAACTCAACCCATTGGCCCTCttgtcgattccgactgatagcgaccctctcggacagggtaggactgctccatagggtttccaaggctgtgatctttatggaagcagaatgccacatctttctcccacagagtgggtggtaggttcaaaccaccaaccttttggttaccagccaagcactttaatggCTTTGCCACCAGCTCTTTGCCTTTGCCTTACTGGGTGTATCACCTGGTAGAATGTATTTCTCACTTGGATCACAGCCTATAAAGTTTGAAAAATGCTGGTGCAAGAGAAAGAGCACCAGGTCCAGACTCAGGACAGATGGTGTTTTCTGGCCGGCTGAGTTAGGGCATACCTGCTGTGGACTTGCCCAGTTCCCCAGCCTCTCTGATCCTAGTTTCTGCATCTAAGACATGGGAGTAGTCACTTCTGCCCTGCCTGCTTCACAGCTGAATCACAAGGACAGCTCCTCTGCCTTGTGCTGGATGCTGGGGAGGCAGCAGGGTAGATGGATGTGGGTTTAGGAGCCCAAAAGGCCTGTGTTCAAATTTAGACTGGTCCTTACTGGCTTTGTgagcttgggcaagttgctttccCTCTCTTAGCCTGTGCCCTCAGTTGTAAAATGGTGCTGATAATAATTACTACCTCCCAAGGccgctgtgaggattaaatgaggtaagggAAATAAGGCACTTAGAgggtactcagtaaatggtagTTATACCACTCTTGACAGGAATAAGTAGGGGGCCTTGTATGTAGTCAGTGCCcaacaaatgtttgctgaaaTGAAATGAGGACTTTTGTTCTTTAGGGGCTCCGCTTATGGAGCTGTGCTGTCCAGtaaggtagccactagccacatgtggctgtattaaattaattaaaagaagtaaaaattcAGTTTGTTGGTTATACTAGCCACATTTCGAGAGCTTAAAAGCCACATGTGCTTGTGGCTACCATAGTGGACAGTGCAGGTATAGAGCAttccatcacagaaagttctgtgGGACAGCACTCGTGAGGATAGGGATGAAAATGGCGGCACCCCGAGAAGCACTATGGGTGGTTGTTACTGTGGTGAAAGGGCTTCCTTGGAAACGGGCCCCTCCCTCTGGGGGAGAAGATTGTTCCCAGCTGCTTTAATGTTAGGTAACTCAGGCCAAGTTGCTGTTTCCTGACTGTGTAGAATGCTGACATGGTTAAGAGCATGAACTATGGAGCCAGATTGCCTGGGTCCAAATGCCCTCTCCACTTTCTGAGCAAGCTACGTGGCCTCTCTGTACTTATTTCATTTATCAAAAGGGGGTGATGACAGTGCCAGTTTCACAGGGTTGTTGGGAGGCGTGAGTTAATGTGAGACGTTTAGAACAGAATAGTGCCTCTCAAGTGTGCGTCTTACTGCTATAATGTGTTGTCTTCACCACGTTGTTATCAGCCAGGTTACTATGATTATccacattttgcagatgagaaaataggCTCAGAGAGATCACTAACTGAGACAAAGCCATATGGCTCATATGTAGcaaagaaggaattaaaaaactACTATTGTGCCTGCCACAAGCAGAGGGGAGCTTTGGG encodes the following:
- the ACOT8 gene encoding acyl-coenzyme A thioesterase 8 isoform X2, whose protein sequence is MSSPQAPEDGQEGHDPPRDLRSVLVTSVLNLEPLDEDLFRGRHYWVPTTQRLFGGQIVGQALVAAAKSVTEDVHVHSLHCYFVRAGDPKLPVLYQVERTRTGASFSVRSVRAVQHGKPIFICQASFQQIQPSPLQHQFSMPAVPPPEELLDYETLIDQYLRDPNLHKRYRVGLNRIAAQEVPIEIRVINPPTLSQLQRLEPKQMFWVRARGYIGEGDIKMHCCVAAYISDYAFLGTALLPHEWQHKVHFMVSLDHSMWFHTPFRADHWMLYECESPWAGGSRGLVHGRLWRRDGVLAVSCAQEGVIRVKPRDSKSKL